One Burkholderia pyrrocinia DNA segment encodes these proteins:
- the aspA gene encoding aspartate ammonia-lyase yields the protein MAENGFRVEADLLGKRSIPDAAYYGVHTLRAKENFDISGRSIATLPYFVMALAAVKEAAADANCELGLLPRPYRDAIAAACVEIREGRLHDQFVVDVIQGGAGTSTNMNANEVICNRALEIMGHARGQYEYLHPNEHVNLAQSTNDVYPTAIRVATCFAVEHLLDAMARLRDAFAERADAFAGLLKLGRTQLQDAVPMTLGQEFSTYAVMLTEDIARLQEAGWLIREINLGATAIGTGITAHPQYAEKALAALRRITGLDLSTAPNLIEATQDCGAFVQVSGVLKRIAVKLSKICNDLRLLSSGPRAGFGEINLPPMQAGSSIMPGKVNPVIPEVVNQVAFEVFGNDLTVTFAAEAGQLQLNAFEPVIASALFRSFSHLTAACTTLAERCVSGITANPERLRETMERSVALATALNPYIGYKRATAVAAEAHATGKSIREVVLERELMTDAQLDEALQPEALIRPREL from the coding sequence ATGGCAGAAAACGGCTTCCGCGTCGAAGCGGATCTTTTAGGTAAACGAAGTATTCCGGATGCGGCCTACTACGGCGTTCATACGCTGCGCGCGAAAGAGAATTTCGACATTTCGGGCCGCAGTATCGCGACGCTGCCGTACTTCGTGATGGCGCTCGCGGCCGTGAAGGAAGCCGCGGCCGACGCCAACTGCGAGCTCGGGCTGTTGCCGCGGCCGTACCGCGATGCGATTGCCGCCGCGTGCGTCGAGATCCGCGAGGGCCGACTGCACGACCAGTTCGTCGTCGACGTCATCCAGGGCGGCGCCGGCACGTCGACCAACATGAACGCGAACGAGGTGATCTGCAACCGCGCGCTCGAAATCATGGGGCACGCGCGCGGGCAGTATGAATACCTGCACCCGAACGAGCACGTCAATCTCGCGCAGAGCACGAACGACGTCTATCCGACCGCGATCCGGGTCGCGACGTGCTTCGCGGTCGAGCACCTGCTCGACGCGATGGCGCGGCTGCGCGATGCGTTCGCGGAGCGGGCCGACGCGTTCGCGGGCCTGCTGAAGCTCGGCCGCACGCAGTTGCAGGACGCGGTGCCGATGACGCTCGGGCAGGAATTCTCGACGTATGCGGTGATGCTGACCGAAGACATCGCGCGGCTGCAGGAAGCCGGCTGGCTGATCCGCGAGATCAATCTCGGCGCGACCGCGATCGGCACGGGGATCACCGCGCATCCGCAGTATGCCGAGAAGGCGCTGGCGGCGCTGCGGCGCATCACCGGGCTCGACCTGAGCACCGCGCCGAACCTGATCGAGGCGACGCAGGATTGCGGCGCGTTCGTGCAGGTGTCGGGCGTGCTCAAGCGGATCGCCGTGAAGCTGTCGAAGATCTGCAACGACCTGCGGCTGCTGTCGAGCGGCCCGCGCGCGGGGTTCGGCGAGATCAACCTGCCGCCTATGCAGGCCGGCTCGTCGATCATGCCCGGCAAGGTGAATCCGGTGATCCCGGAAGTCGTCAACCAGGTTGCGTTCGAGGTGTTCGGCAACGACCTGACCGTGACCTTCGCGGCTGAGGCCGGACAGCTTCAGCTCAACGCGTTCGAACCGGTGATCGCCAGCGCGCTGTTCCGCAGCTTCAGCCACCTGACGGCCGCATGCACGACGCTCGCGGAGCGGTGCGTGAGCGGGATCACCGCGAATCCCGAGCGGTTGCGCGAAACGATGGAACGCTCGGTTGCGCTCGCGACCGCGCTGAACCCGTACATCGGCTACAAGCGCGCGACTGCGGTGGCCGCCGAAGCGCACGCGACCGGCAAGTCGATCCGCGAGGTCGTGCTGGAGCGCGAACTGATGACCGACGCGCAACTGGACGAGGCGCTGCAGCCCGAAGCATTGATCCGGCCGCGCGAGCTTTGA
- a CDS encoding LysR family transcriptional regulator: MKKGVRETGIDHLGAMRAFVRVVETGSFSAVAKEMHVSTSTVARKVTAIEDTLGVALLHRSTHSVTLTEAGHIYLERAVTLISDLDDTLRVVAELNAQPSGPLKLTAPVAFGRRHLAPLVAPFLARYPTIQLDVRLTDNHNDLVAGGFDLDIHEGENYLDNLVVHRLSRNDSILCATPGYLDRCGRPSTPDDLKHHNCLRYVHPEGDPRWALVNGDAQHSVLPAGNLVTDHSELLLEATCAGLGIAEFEIWLVRDLLASGRLEAVLPRYRLQNRLTGEFIYIAYLANRRSSAKLRVLKDFLAEHLAQIGELSDVQLAKIRGARA, encoded by the coding sequence ATGAAAAAAGGCGTGAGAGAGACAGGCATCGATCACCTCGGCGCGATGCGCGCGTTCGTAAGAGTGGTCGAAACGGGGAGTTTTTCGGCGGTCGCGAAGGAGATGCACGTGTCGACGTCGACCGTCGCGCGCAAGGTGACGGCGATCGAGGACACGCTCGGCGTCGCGCTGCTGCACCGTTCGACGCACAGCGTGACGCTGACCGAGGCCGGCCACATCTATCTGGAACGCGCCGTCACGCTGATCTCCGATCTCGACGACACGCTGCGCGTCGTCGCCGAGCTGAATGCGCAGCCGAGCGGCCCGCTGAAGCTCACCGCGCCGGTCGCGTTCGGCCGCCGTCATCTCGCGCCGCTGGTCGCGCCGTTTCTCGCGCGCTACCCGACGATCCAGCTCGACGTGCGGCTCACCGACAACCACAACGACCTCGTGGCCGGCGGCTTCGATCTCGACATTCACGAAGGCGAGAACTACCTGGACAACCTGGTCGTCCACCGGCTGTCGCGCAACGACAGCATCCTGTGCGCGACGCCCGGTTATCTCGATCGCTGCGGGCGCCCGTCGACGCCGGACGACCTGAAGCACCACAACTGCCTGCGCTACGTGCACCCGGAAGGCGATCCGCGCTGGGCTCTCGTGAACGGCGACGCGCAGCACAGCGTGCTGCCGGCCGGCAATCTCGTCACCGACCATTCGGAACTGCTGCTCGAAGCAACCTGCGCGGGGCTCGGCATCGCGGAGTTCGAGATCTGGCTCGTGCGCGACCTGCTCGCAAGCGGCCGGCTCGAGGCCGTGCTGCCGCGCTACCGGCTGCAGAACCGGCTGACGGGCGAATTCATCTACATCGCGTATCTGGCGAACCGGCGCAGCTCGGCGAAGCTGCGCGTGCTGAAGGACTTTCTCGCGGAACATCTCGCGCAGATCGGCGAGCTGTCGGACGTCCAGCTGGCGAAGATTCGCGGCGCCCGCGCGTAG
- a CDS encoding asparaginase yields the protein MDTQREAVVTYRGDAIENTHVAHVAVVDASGRLLARFGDPFRMTLARSAAKPAQALSVIETGAPERFGFDDADIALMCASHSSEDRHIERTRAMLAKVAAHESDLRCGGHPPLSDAVYRSWIKRDYTPTGVCSNCSGKHVGMLAGAQAIGAAMADYHLPDHPMQVRVKHVVADACGLRDDEVDWAIDGCNLPTPAFSLDRLARLYASLADGADTVEAGGSEMTGRVRALARIHRAMTTHPELVAGDGRYCTVLMNAFDGQVVGKLGADACYGLGVRASENTRRLGADGALGISVKIEDGNLDVLYMVVSEILERLQIGTSAQRAQLAGFHRPRMLNTQGVGIGHATFPFELQPA from the coding sequence ATGGACACCCAACGCGAAGCGGTCGTCACGTACCGCGGCGATGCGATCGAGAACACGCACGTCGCCCATGTGGCGGTGGTGGATGCAAGCGGCCGGTTGCTGGCCCGGTTCGGCGATCCGTTCCGGATGACGCTGGCGCGCTCGGCGGCCAAGCCGGCCCAGGCGCTGTCGGTGATCGAGACGGGCGCGCCCGAGCGCTTCGGTTTCGACGATGCGGACATCGCGCTGATGTGCGCGTCGCACAGCAGCGAGGACCGCCACATCGAACGCACGCGGGCGATGCTCGCCAAGGTCGCCGCGCACGAATCGGATTTGCGTTGCGGCGGCCATCCGCCGTTGTCCGACGCGGTGTACCGGTCGTGGATCAAGCGCGACTACACGCCGACCGGCGTGTGCAGCAACTGTTCGGGCAAGCATGTCGGAATGCTGGCCGGCGCGCAGGCGATCGGCGCCGCGATGGCCGATTACCATCTGCCCGACCATCCGATGCAGGTGCGCGTGAAGCATGTCGTGGCCGATGCGTGCGGCTTGCGCGACGACGAGGTCGACTGGGCGATCGACGGGTGCAACCTGCCGACGCCGGCGTTTTCGCTGGATCGCCTGGCGCGTCTCTACGCGTCGCTGGCCGACGGCGCGGACACGGTGGAAGCGGGCGGCAGCGAGATGACCGGTCGCGTTCGCGCGCTGGCGCGCATTCATCGTGCGATGACGACGCATCCGGAACTGGTTGCCGGCGACGGGCGTTATTGCACGGTGCTGATGAACGCGTTCGACGGGCAGGTGGTCGGCAAGCTCGGTGCCGATGCGTGCTACGGGCTCGGCGTGCGGGCGTCGGAAAACACGCGGCGACTGGGCGCCGACGGCGCGCTCGGCATCTCGGTGAAGATCGAGGACGGCAATCTCGACGTGCTCTACATGGTCGTCAGCGAAATCCTCGAGCGGCTGCAGATCGGGACGTCCGCGCAGCGCGCGCAACTGGCCGGCTTCCACCGGCCGCGGATGCTCAACACGCAGGGCGTCGGGATCGGGCACGCAACGTTCCCGTTCGAACTGCAGCCGGCCTGA
- a CDS encoding TonB-dependent receptor, giving the protein MPAQFKTRPRALVSALTCSVFLTPLLASAETAPASAPAADRPAADVPATLPTIAVQSSALSDMQVKRSPSYKFTAPLLDTPRSVTVIPEQLIKEKNVTSFADALRSVPGITFLGGDAAANPSADRPVIRGFESRNSIFVDGMRDSGLQNRETFAVEQISVIKGPDSVYAGRGSVGGSIDIVTKTPKNDNFINSSIGFGTDGYKRATIDANRKINDTTAVRLNVMGHDANQAGRNDVYNKRWGVAPSIVFGLNTPTTVTVSYYHMNSYDMPDFSVPFRASGGTPVPTDRGQFFGLNTRDYRYGQTDTGEVRVEHRINDDWKLKNTTMFGRTTLDYVATNPQILASNPNLLSLQAKSGKYATNGIANQTEVTGRTNLFGMQHTLTAGVEFSLEQNRYEGYLVTDAKGNNIRTGGPCSVAGNCTPLAGGWNPNMPWTGNIVLNGDKSFPGATTNTRTTTASAYVFDTVKLTEQWLFNAGLRFDRYDLTAKQAGAANLSNTSNLFSYQFGLVYKPVRTVSLYASYGTSSNPPGSNGGLGGGTDQITATNRDLAPERSRNIEIGAKWDVLQDQLSLTSALFQTEKTNARVSDGLGHTVNAGKQRVRGFEFGFAGNMTPKWHVFGGYSYLNAITTDAGPGSPGASGLPMVMVPKHNFTLWTSYDVMPKLTLGAGATVMSQTYASVSATTKKWTPGYARFDAAATWRVNKTMDVQLNVQNLFDKKYYASAYPIYATWAPGRSAMVTLNFYQ; this is encoded by the coding sequence ATGCCCGCCCAGTTCAAGACGAGGCCTCGTGCCCTCGTGTCGGCGCTGACCTGCTCCGTTTTCCTGACGCCGCTGCTCGCTTCCGCCGAAACCGCTCCCGCATCCGCACCTGCCGCCGACCGGCCGGCCGCCGACGTACCGGCGACGCTGCCGACGATCGCGGTCCAGTCGTCCGCGCTGTCGGACATGCAGGTGAAACGCTCGCCGTCGTACAAGTTCACCGCGCCGCTGCTCGATACGCCGCGCTCGGTCACGGTGATCCCCGAGCAACTGATCAAGGAAAAGAACGTCACGTCGTTCGCGGACGCGCTGCGCTCGGTGCCGGGCATCACGTTCCTCGGCGGCGACGCGGCCGCGAACCCGTCGGCCGACCGTCCGGTGATCCGCGGCTTCGAATCGCGCAACTCGATCTTCGTCGACGGGATGCGCGACTCGGGGCTGCAGAACCGCGAGACGTTCGCCGTCGAGCAGATCAGCGTGATCAAGGGCCCCGATTCGGTCTACGCGGGCCGCGGCTCGGTGGGCGGCAGCATCGACATCGTCACGAAGACGCCGAAGAACGACAACTTCATCAACAGCAGCATCGGCTTCGGCACCGACGGCTACAAGCGCGCGACGATCGACGCGAACCGCAAGATCAACGACACGACGGCCGTGCGCCTGAACGTGATGGGCCACGACGCGAACCAGGCCGGCCGCAACGACGTGTACAACAAGCGCTGGGGCGTCGCGCCGTCGATCGTGTTCGGGCTGAACACGCCGACCACGGTCACGGTCAGCTACTACCACATGAACTCGTACGACATGCCGGACTTCAGCGTGCCGTTCCGCGCGTCGGGCGGCACGCCGGTGCCGACCGATCGCGGGCAGTTCTTCGGGCTGAACACGCGCGACTACCGCTACGGGCAGACCGACACCGGCGAGGTGCGTGTCGAACATCGCATCAACGACGACTGGAAGCTGAAGAACACGACGATGTTCGGCCGCACGACGCTCGATTACGTGGCGACGAATCCGCAGATCCTCGCGTCGAATCCGAACCTGCTGAGCCTGCAGGCGAAGAGCGGCAAGTACGCGACGAACGGCATCGCGAACCAGACCGAGGTGACCGGTCGCACGAACCTGTTCGGCATGCAGCACACGCTGACGGCCGGCGTCGAATTCAGCCTGGAACAAAACCGCTACGAGGGTTACCTCGTGACCGACGCGAAAGGCAACAACATCCGCACGGGCGGCCCGTGCTCGGTGGCCGGCAACTGCACGCCGCTCGCGGGCGGCTGGAACCCGAACATGCCGTGGACCGGCAATATCGTGCTGAACGGCGACAAGAGCTTCCCCGGCGCGACGACGAACACGCGCACGACCACCGCGTCGGCGTACGTCTTCGATACGGTCAAGCTGACCGAGCAGTGGCTCTTCAACGCGGGGCTGCGTTTCGACCGCTACGACCTCACCGCGAAGCAGGCCGGCGCGGCCAACCTGTCGAATACGTCGAACCTGTTCAGCTACCAGTTCGGCCTCGTCTACAAGCCCGTGCGTACCGTGAGCCTGTACGCATCGTACGGCACGTCGTCGAACCCGCCGGGCTCGAACGGCGGCCTCGGCGGCGGCACCGACCAGATCACCGCGACGAACCGGGATCTCGCCCCCGAGCGCTCGCGCAACATCGAGATCGGCGCGAAGTGGGACGTGCTGCAGGACCAGTTGTCGCTGACGTCGGCGCTGTTCCAGACAGAAAAGACCAACGCGCGCGTCAGCGACGGCCTCGGTCACACGGTCAATGCGGGCAAGCAGCGCGTGCGCGGCTTCGAATTCGGCTTCGCGGGCAACATGACGCCGAAGTGGCACGTGTTCGGCGGCTACTCGTACCTGAACGCGATCACGACCGACGCAGGCCCCGGCAGCCCGGGTGCGTCGGGCCTGCCGATGGTGATGGTGCCGAAGCACAACTTCACGCTGTGGACGAGCTACGACGTGATGCCGAAGCTCACGCTCGGCGCGGGCGCAACGGTGATGAGCCAGACCTATGCGTCGGTATCCGCGACAACGAAGAAATGGACGCCCGGCTATGCACGCTTCGACGCGGCCGCGACGTGGCGCGTGAACAAGACGATGGACGTCCAGTTGAACGTGCAAAACCTGTTCGACAAGAAGTATTACGCGAGCGCGTATCCGATCTACGCGACGTGGGCGCCGGGCCGTTCGGCGATGGTCACGCTCAACTTCTATCAGTAA
- a CDS encoding DUF2891 domain-containing protein, with product MTDRLTPELASKFASLALAHLTREYPNKLTHALAGPHDVQGPRALHPIFYGSYDWHSCVHGYWLVLRVLERYPALPEAERIVAIVDAHFTDANVAGERAYLALPHNSGFERPYGWAWLLALSAQLERLALKGALPQAARWAKTMAPLTDLFVSRFETFLPKATYPLRVGTHFNTAFALALTLDFARDTQRDGLAALIVDTAKRWHLNDVACQAWEPSGDEFLSPALMEAELMRRVLPAAEFDGWFARFLPDLARGEPATLFEPATVSDRSDGKIAHLDGLNLSRAWCQRALAGALPEGDARRAKLLDAADRHLASALAHVAGDYMGEHWLATFALLALEA from the coding sequence ATGACCGACCGACTCACGCCCGAACTCGCGTCGAAATTCGCGTCGCTCGCGCTCGCGCACCTGACCCGCGAATATCCGAACAAGCTCACGCATGCGCTCGCGGGCCCGCACGACGTGCAGGGGCCGCGCGCGCTGCATCCGATCTTCTACGGCAGCTACGACTGGCACTCGTGCGTGCACGGCTACTGGCTCGTGCTGCGCGTGCTCGAACGCTATCCGGCGCTGCCGGAAGCCGAGCGCATCGTCGCGATCGTCGACGCGCACTTCACCGACGCGAACGTCGCCGGCGAGCGCGCGTATCTCGCGCTGCCGCACAACAGCGGCTTCGAGCGGCCGTACGGCTGGGCGTGGCTGCTCGCGCTGTCCGCGCAGCTCGAGCGGCTCGCGCTGAAGGGCGCGCTGCCGCAGGCCGCGCGCTGGGCGAAGACGATGGCGCCGCTCACCGACCTGTTCGTGTCGCGCTTCGAGACCTTCCTGCCGAAGGCGACCTATCCGCTGCGCGTCGGCACGCACTTCAACACCGCGTTCGCGCTGGCGCTCACGCTCGACTTCGCGCGCGACACGCAGCGCGACGGGCTCGCGGCGCTGATCGTCGATACCGCGAAGCGCTGGCACCTGAACGACGTCGCGTGCCAGGCATGGGAGCCGTCGGGCGACGAATTCCTGTCGCCCGCGCTGATGGAAGCCGAGCTGATGCGGCGCGTGCTGCCGGCGGCCGAATTCGACGGCTGGTTCGCGCGCTTTTTGCCCGATCTCGCGCGCGGCGAGCCGGCGACGCTGTTCGAACCGGCGACGGTCAGCGACCGCAGCGACGGCAAGATCGCGCACCTCGACGGGCTGAACCTGAGCCGTGCATGGTGCCAGCGTGCGCTCGCCGGCGCGCTGCCGGAAGGCGATGCGCGGCGCGCGAAGCTGCTCGACGCGGCCGATCGGCATCTCGCGAGCGCGCTCGCGCACGTGGCCGGCGACTACATGGGCGAGCACTGGCTCGCGACGTTCGCGTTGCTCGCGCTGGAAGCGTAG
- a CDS encoding DUF979 domain-containing protein has product MIGLESLYTLAGLMFAAFACFNLADRTNPRRAVNFAFWAIYAVTFLFGALLPHFVTGCLAIALAMIAGSGKLGRGKSDEAGEAAAARRESLAQRFGNRLFLPALLIPVVTLIGTFALKRVPFVDPKSVTLISLVLGTIVAFVVALAMLRDSPVHALKEARHTMDAVGWAAILPQMLAALGALFAVAGVGGVVSGLVKDWVPIDSPFAVVSAYTVGMALFTMIMGNGFAAFPVMTAGIGLPLIVHQFHGNPAIVGAIGMLSGFCGTLMTPMAANFNIVPAALLELKDKNGVIKAQWPTAVLLLAVNTLLMYAFAFLLTRWTRSS; this is encoded by the coding sequence ATGATCGGCCTCGAATCGCTGTACACGCTCGCGGGGCTGATGTTCGCCGCGTTCGCGTGCTTCAACCTGGCGGACCGCACGAACCCGCGGCGCGCCGTCAATTTCGCGTTCTGGGCGATCTACGCGGTCACGTTCCTGTTCGGCGCGCTGCTGCCGCATTTCGTGACGGGCTGCCTCGCGATCGCGCTCGCGATGATCGCGGGCTCGGGCAAGCTCGGACGCGGCAAGTCCGACGAAGCCGGCGAAGCGGCGGCCGCGCGGCGCGAGTCGCTCGCGCAACGCTTCGGCAACCGGCTGTTCCTCCCCGCGCTGCTGATCCCGGTCGTCACGCTGATCGGTACGTTCGCGCTGAAGCGCGTGCCGTTCGTCGACCCGAAGAGCGTGACGCTGATCTCGCTCGTGCTCGGCACGATCGTCGCGTTCGTCGTCGCGCTCGCGATGCTGCGCGATTCGCCCGTGCATGCGCTGAAGGAAGCGCGCCACACGATGGACGCGGTCGGCTGGGCCGCGATCCTGCCGCAGATGCTCGCGGCGCTCGGCGCGCTGTTCGCGGTTGCCGGTGTCGGCGGCGTGGTGTCGGGGCTCGTGAAGGACTGGGTGCCGATCGATTCGCCGTTCGCGGTCGTCTCGGCCTACACGGTCGGCATGGCGCTGTTCACGATGATCATGGGCAACGGCTTCGCCGCGTTTCCGGTGATGACGGCCGGTATCGGCCTGCCGCTGATCGTCCACCAGTTCCACGGCAACCCGGCGATCGTCGGCGCGATCGGGATGCTGAGCGGCTTCTGCGGTACGCTGATGACGCCGATGGCCGCGAACTTCAACATCGTGCCGGCGGCGCTGCTCGAACTGAAGGACAAGAACGGCGTGATCAAGGCGCAATGGCCGACGGCCGTGCTGTTGCTGGCCGTGAACACGCTGCTGATGTATGCGTTTGCATTCCTTCTGACTCGATGGACGAGATCCTCATGA
- a CDS encoding DUF969 domain-containing protein, with product MLVLIGVPIVVIGFALRFNALLVVTIAGLATGLAGGLNLVDIVSAFGKAFTENRYMGLIWLTLPVIALLERNGLKEQAKRMISRVQAATTGRVLMLYFLLRQATAALGLTSLGGHAQMVRPLIAPMAEAAAVNRHGELPESVRQQIRAHASSVDNVAVFFGEDIFIAIQSILLIKGFLEQNGISIEPLHLSVWAIPTAIAALLIHCTRLALLDRRLARGFGLPGPEGAR from the coding sequence ATGCTGGTGCTGATTGGGGTGCCGATCGTCGTGATCGGTTTCGCGCTGCGCTTCAATGCGTTGCTGGTGGTCACGATCGCGGGACTCGCGACGGGGCTCGCGGGCGGGCTGAATCTCGTCGACATCGTCAGCGCGTTCGGCAAGGCGTTCACCGAAAACCGCTACATGGGGCTCATCTGGCTGACGCTGCCGGTGATCGCGCTGCTCGAACGCAACGGGCTCAAGGAACAGGCGAAAAGGATGATCTCACGCGTGCAGGCGGCAACCACGGGCCGCGTGCTGATGCTGTATTTCCTGCTGCGCCAGGCGACGGCCGCGCTCGGCCTCACGTCGCTCGGCGGGCACGCGCAGATGGTGCGGCCGCTGATCGCGCCGATGGCCGAAGCCGCCGCCGTCAACCGGCACGGCGAGCTGCCCGAGTCGGTCCGCCAGCAGATCCGCGCGCATGCGTCGAGCGTCGACAACGTCGCAGTGTTCTTCGGCGAGGACATCTTCATCGCGATCCAGTCGATCCTGCTGATCAAGGGCTTTCTCGAACAGAACGGGATCTCCATCGAGCCGCTGCACCTGTCGGTGTGGGCGATCCCGACCGCGATCGCCGCGCTGCTGATTCACTGCACGCGCCTCGCGCTGCTCGACCGCCGGCTGGCGCGCGGCTTCGGCTTGCCGGGGCCGGAGGGCGCGCGATGA
- a CDS encoding chemotaxis response regulator protein-glutamate methylesterase, with protein MNIGIVNDLPLAVEAMRRAIARRPEHRVLWVATDGAQAVELCAAQPPDVVLMDLIMPKFDGIEATRRIMRSERPCAILIVTSCIGANAWRVFEAMGAGALDAVDTPRLGEGTAGDTTSLLLAKIDQIGRLLDAPGGARIAGTAPRAGGGPLVAIGASAGGPGALASILGGLPADFNAPIVIVQHVDRAFAEGMAQWLDGQTPLAVRVAREGDRPQPGVALLAATDDHLRITRAGTLEYTREPAATPYRPSVDVFFNSLTEHWPGRVIGVLLTGMGRDGAIGLKALRMKGYHTIAQDEATSAVYGMPKAAATLGAARAILPLGRIAGELAALARI; from the coding sequence GTGAACATCGGCATCGTCAACGACCTCCCGCTTGCCGTCGAGGCGATGCGCCGCGCGATCGCGCGTCGGCCCGAGCACCGCGTGCTGTGGGTCGCGACCGACGGCGCGCAGGCCGTCGAACTGTGCGCCGCGCAACCGCCCGACGTCGTGCTGATGGACCTGATCATGCCGAAATTCGACGGGATCGAAGCGACGCGGCGGATCATGCGATCCGAACGACCGTGCGCAATCCTGATCGTGACGAGCTGCATCGGCGCGAACGCATGGCGCGTGTTCGAGGCGATGGGCGCTGGCGCGCTCGACGCGGTCGATACGCCCCGGCTCGGCGAAGGCACGGCCGGCGACACGACCAGCCTGTTGCTCGCGAAGATCGACCAGATCGGCCGCCTGCTCGATGCGCCCGGCGGCGCGCGCATCGCCGGCACCGCCCCCCGCGCCGGCGGCGGCCCGCTGGTCGCGATCGGCGCATCGGCCGGCGGCCCCGGCGCGCTTGCGTCGATCCTCGGCGGCCTGCCGGCGGATTTCAACGCGCCGATCGTGATCGTGCAGCACGTCGACCGCGCGTTCGCCGAAGGCATGGCGCAATGGCTCGACGGCCAGACGCCGCTCGCCGTGCGCGTCGCGCGCGAAGGCGACCGCCCGCAGCCGGGCGTCGCGCTGCTCGCCGCAACCGACGATCACCTGCGCATCACGCGCGCCGGCACGCTCGAATACACGCGCGAGCCGGCCGCCACGCCGTATCGGCCATCGGTCGACGTGTTCTTCAACAGCCTGACCGAGCACTGGCCCGGCCGCGTGATCGGCGTGCTGCTCACCGGGATGGGACGCGACGGCGCGATCGGCCTGAAGGCGCTGCGGATGAAGGGCTACCACACGATCGCGCAGGACGAGGCGACGAGCGCCGTGTACGGCATGCCGAAGGCGGCCGCGACGCTCGGCGCGGCGCGCGCGATCCTGCCGCTCGGACGCATCGCGGGCGAGCTGGCGGCGCTCGCGCGGATCTGA
- a CDS encoding diguanylate cyclase domain-containing protein — MTSDLTRPPGGPYMPPADVPAMVLLVDDQTIVAEAVRRALVDEEGIDFHYCPRSDDAMATAIETRPTVILQDLVMPGTDGLSLVKAYRANPATRDVPIIVLSTQEEPVIKSAAFATGANDYLVKLPDRIELVARIRYHSRSYVNLLQRDEAYRALRQSQQQLLEANLELRRLTHSDGLTGLSNRRYLDEYLAAEWRRGTRERSELSLLMIDVDNFKLYNDTYGHVSGDSVLKQIASTIERCLGQSGDLAARFGGEEFAVVMPATSPGAARLLGEKIRLAVEALRLRHAHSSTGDTVTISIGGASIVPAPGLPTTVLIEAADRALYRAKHEGKNRVEIDAAPPPGAGGFGAPRDD; from the coding sequence ATGACTAGCGACCTGACTCGCCCGCCAGGCGGCCCGTACATGCCGCCCGCCGACGTGCCGGCAATGGTGTTGCTGGTCGACGACCAGACGATCGTCGCGGAAGCCGTCCGGCGCGCGCTCGTCGACGAGGAAGGCATCGACTTCCACTACTGCCCGCGCTCGGACGACGCGATGGCCACCGCGATCGAGACGCGGCCGACCGTGATCCTGCAGGACCTCGTGATGCCCGGCACCGACGGGCTGAGCCTCGTGAAGGCGTACCGCGCGAATCCGGCGACGCGCGACGTGCCGATCATCGTGCTGTCGACGCAGGAAGAGCCCGTGATCAAGAGCGCCGCATTCGCGACCGGCGCGAACGACTACCTCGTGAAGCTGCCCGACCGCATCGAGCTCGTCGCGCGCATCCGCTACCACTCGCGCTCGTACGTGAACCTGCTGCAGCGCGACGAGGCCTATCGCGCGCTGCGGCAATCGCAGCAGCAACTGCTCGAGGCCAATCTCGAACTGCGGCGCCTCACGCACTCGGACGGGCTGACCGGGCTGTCCAACCGGCGCTATCTCGACGAATACCTGGCCGCCGAATGGCGGCGCGGTACGCGCGAGCGCAGCGAGCTGTCGCTGCTGATGATCGACGTCGACAATTTCAAGCTGTACAACGACACGTACGGGCACGTGTCGGGCGACAGCGTGCTCAAGCAGATCGCGTCGACCATCGAGCGCTGTCTCGGCCAGTCGGGCGATCTCGCCGCGCGCTTCGGCGGCGAGGAGTTCGCGGTCGTGATGCCGGCCACGTCGCCGGGCGCCGCGCGGCTGCTCGGCGAGAAGATCCGTCTCGCGGTCGAGGCACTCAGGCTGCGGCACGCGCATTCGTCGACGGGCGACACCGTGACGATCAGCATCGGCGGCGCGAGCATCGTGCCGGCGCCCGGCCTGCCGACGACCGTGCTGATCGAGGCGGCCGACCGCGCGCTCTATCGCGCGAAGCACGAAGGCAAGAACCGCGTCGAGATCGATGCAGCACCGCCACCCGGCGCCGGCGGGTTCGGCGCGCCGCGCGACGACTGA